From one Sphingomonas xanthus genomic stretch:
- a CDS encoding methyltransferase domain-containing protein, with translation MSTSATSATGGFVVVALILVLAGCRAEPDAPQFPDAGRDVAPIVSDRFSTEDARDRVGEANEVMRLAGVRPGMFVADIGAGEGYYTVRLSPLVGPRGRVLAQDIVSRTRDRLAARIEEERLDNVAVLLGKPDNPMLPRASLDRIFLVHMYHEVTEPYAFLWHLRDGLKKDGLVVVVDADRSVKQHGMPPRLLMCEFAALGMIPVDVARLADGEAYFVAFKAKRPRPAPEAIKPCATA, from the coding sequence ATGTCGACTAGCGCGACCTCCGCAACGGGCGGGTTCGTCGTGGTCGCTCTGATTCTCGTCCTTGCCGGTTGCCGGGCCGAACCCGATGCGCCCCAGTTCCCCGATGCCGGGCGCGATGTCGCGCCGATCGTCAGCGATCGCTTTTCGACCGAAGACGCGCGCGACCGGGTCGGGGAGGCCAATGAGGTCATGCGCCTTGCCGGCGTACGTCCGGGGATGTTCGTCGCTGATATCGGCGCCGGCGAAGGCTATTACACGGTTCGGCTGTCCCCACTGGTCGGCCCGCGCGGGCGGGTCCTTGCGCAGGATATCGTCTCCCGGACCCGCGACCGGCTCGCCGCGCGGATCGAGGAGGAGCGGCTCGACAATGTCGCGGTCTTGCTTGGCAAGCCCGACAATCCGATGCTTCCCCGGGCCAGCCTCGACCGGATATTCCTTGTCCATATGTATCATGAGGTGACCGAGCCCTACGCTTTTCTCTGGCACCTGAGGGACGGGTTGAAGAAGGACGGGCTGGTGGTCGTCGTCGATGCCGACCGATCGGTAAAACAGCATGGGATGCCGCCGCGCCTGCTGATGTGTGAGTTCGCCGCGCTGGGCATGATCCCGGTCGACGTTGCTCGCCTGGCCGACGGAGAGGCCTATTTCGTTGCGTTCAAGGCCAAGCGGCCACGCCCGGCGCCGGAAGCGATCAAACCCTGCGCGACCGCCTAG
- the prfB gene encoding peptide chain release factor 2, with the protein MRAEAQAHIDQINAATQLLRRFLDWDKANRRLEELNGKVGDPDLWNDPKAAQDVMRERRRLEEAIGATRKIETELKDTVELIEMAEMENDEALVDDGVRALAELADRAEKDKVAALLAGEADANNSYIEINAGAGGTESNDWAGMLQRMYSRWAERHGMKVELVDHHAGEQAGIKSATLLIKGENAYGNLKVEAGVHRLVRISPYDSSARRHTSFASVWVYPEVDDDIEIEINESELRIDTYRASGAGGQHVNTTDSAVRITHIPTGIVVACQNERSQHKNRASAFKQLKARLYEAELQKREAEANAANAAKTDIGWGHQIRSYVLQPYQLVKDLRTGVTSTAPLDVLDGDLDRFMAAALSQRVTGEKVDVEDVD; encoded by the coding sequence ATGCGCGCCGAAGCGCAAGCTCATATCGACCAGATCAATGCCGCCACCCAGTTGCTGCGCCGGTTCCTTGACTGGGACAAGGCCAACCGCCGGCTTGAGGAGCTCAACGGCAAAGTCGGAGACCCGGACCTATGGAACGATCCTAAGGCCGCCCAGGACGTGATGCGTGAACGGCGTCGCCTGGAGGAAGCGATCGGCGCGACGCGCAAGATCGAGACCGAGCTCAAGGACACCGTCGAGCTTATCGAGATGGCGGAAATGGAAAATGACGAGGCTCTGGTCGACGACGGCGTTCGCGCGCTCGCTGAACTGGCCGACCGCGCCGAAAAGGACAAGGTCGCCGCGCTGCTCGCGGGTGAGGCCGACGCCAACAACAGCTATATCGAAATCAACGCCGGGGCGGGGGGCACCGAAAGCAACGACTGGGCCGGAATGCTGCAGCGGATGTACAGCCGCTGGGCCGAACGCCATGGCATGAAGGTGGAGCTTGTCGACCATCACGCCGGAGAGCAGGCCGGGATCAAGTCGGCGACGCTGCTGATCAAGGGCGAGAATGCCTATGGCAACCTCAAGGTCGAAGCCGGGGTCCACCGGTTGGTGCGGATCAGCCCCTATGACAGTTCGGCCCGCCGCCACACCAGCTTCGCTTCGGTCTGGGTGTATCCCGAAGTCGACGATGATATCGAAATCGAGATAAATGAGTCCGAGCTTCGGATCGATACCTATCGTGCCTCGGGCGCGGGCGGGCAGCATGTCAACACGACCGACAGCGCGGTTCGCATCACCCATATCCCCACCGGGATCGTGGTCGCCTGCCAGAATGAACGGAGCCAGCACAAAAACCGGGCTTCGGCCTTCAAGCAACTCAAGGCGCGCCTGTATGAAGCCGAGCTTCAGAAGCGCGAAGCCGAGGCGAATGCCGCCAATGCAGCCAAGACCGACATCGGCTGGGGCCACCAGATCCGGTCCTACGTCCTCCAGCCCTATCAGCTGGTCAAGGATTTGCGCACCGGCGTGACCTCGACCGCGCCCCTGGACGTGCTGGACGGCGACCTCGACCGCTTCATGGCGGCGGCGCTGTCGCAGCGCGTCACCGGCGAGAAGGTGGACGTTGAGGATGTCGACTAG
- a CDS encoding penicillin-binding protein 1A: MKLPNLQIPDLVAFNQRVHQRVDPWFELRWVRRLSWAGIGLFLVGAFTFVWFAVGLPSSEKLLAYQPPLPTNVRGYDGNPVQTFARERRVELAFDEYPELVVNAFISAEDKTFFSHGGLDYPGLTKAVFNYTLSAGQGRVPGGSTITQQVSKYLLQDDEYAISRKIREMILAFRLEDTLSKEQILELYLNSIFLGRNAYGIQAASRAYFDKDVADLTLPEAAYLAVLPKAPSNYDPVRATERATNRRNYVLREMRNNGFITEEQRAAAVAAPLGTIRYGASTKFREQGGYFMEEVRRDLMKRFGEVADDGPNSVYAGGLWVRTSMVPSMQDAAAEALREGLAKFDGGRGWRDTEKSIDVSGDWQTQLRVTALGTGFPDWKKAVVLSKSGSSARIGFSDGSTGTLPASAAQQPRRGGGGSAFSNLRPGMVIIVKQLGVDSYALRSIPEIGGGFVAEEVRTGRVLALQGGFDVIGSSYNRATQAQRQPGSAFKPIVYVTALENGLTPASILVDAPFCVWQGAGLGNKCFRNFDGKYSGPKTMRWGVEQSRNLMTIRAASQTGMEKVVANASKMGVGSYERYLSIALGAGDTTVLKLTNAYAILANHGRAVNPTLIDFVQDRRGKVIFRTDNRCQVMEADNGGACNAPDWDGKAMPRPPSRDRQLIDPQAAYQMVHILEGVVERGTATILRDLDRPLFGKTGTTSGPTNVWFVGGTPEIVAGVYLGYDQPRSMGGYAQGGRIAAPVFKQFAQVAFRDMPKLPFVAPPGIRMVRIDRATGKRVFGSFPTSVDPKSSVIWEAFQPETEPRRSFRRSGAVAEERGDADTARPARKARPQPATPPPAARRPATESGEFLQRQGGIY; this comes from the coding sequence ATGAAGCTCCCCAACCTCCAGATTCCCGATCTCGTCGCGTTCAACCAGCGGGTCCACCAGCGGGTCGACCCCTGGTTCGAACTGCGCTGGGTCCGCCGCTTGAGCTGGGCAGGCATTGGCCTGTTCCTGGTCGGTGCCTTCACATTCGTCTGGTTCGCGGTCGGACTGCCGAGCAGCGAAAAGCTGCTCGCCTACCAGCCGCCGCTGCCGACCAATGTGCGCGGCTATGACGGCAATCCGGTCCAGACCTTCGCGCGCGAGCGCCGGGTGGAGCTGGCGTTCGACGAATATCCGGAGCTGGTCGTCAACGCCTTCATTTCGGCCGAGGACAAGACGTTCTTCAGCCATGGTGGCCTTGATTACCCGGGCCTGACCAAGGCCGTGTTCAATTACACGCTGAGCGCGGGGCAGGGCCGCGTGCCCGGAGGTTCGACCATAACCCAGCAGGTCTCCAAATATCTGCTGCAGGACGACGAATATGCCATCAGCCGCAAGATCCGGGAGATGATCCTGGCCTTCCGGCTGGAAGACACGCTGTCGAAGGAACAGATTCTCGAACTCTATCTCAACTCCATTTTCCTCGGCCGCAACGCCTATGGCATCCAGGCTGCAAGCCGCGCCTATTTCGACAAGGACGTGGCCGACCTGACCTTGCCGGAAGCCGCTTATCTGGCGGTGCTGCCCAAGGCGCCGAGCAATTATGATCCTGTGCGCGCCACCGAGCGCGCGACCAACCGCCGCAACTATGTGCTTCGGGAAATGCGCAACAATGGCTTCATTACCGAGGAGCAGCGCGCCGCCGCGGTTGCCGCTCCGCTCGGCACGATCCGCTATGGCGCAAGCACCAAGTTCCGCGAACAGGGCGGCTATTTCATGGAAGAGGTGCGCCGCGACCTGATGAAGCGTTTCGGCGAAGTCGCCGACGATGGCCCCAACAGCGTCTACGCGGGCGGTCTCTGGGTGAGGACGTCAATGGTGCCGTCGATGCAGGATGCCGCAGCCGAGGCCTTGCGCGAAGGCTTGGCCAAGTTCGATGGCGGGCGCGGCTGGCGCGACACCGAAAAGAGCATCGATGTCAGCGGTGACTGGCAGACGCAGCTGCGCGTTACGGCGCTCGGAACCGGCTTTCCCGACTGGAAAAAGGCGGTGGTGCTCTCGAAAAGCGGGTCGAGCGCGCGGATCGGCTTTTCCGACGGGTCGACGGGCACGCTTCCGGCGTCCGCGGCGCAGCAGCCGCGGCGCGGCGGAGGCGGGTCGGCCTTCTCCAACCTTCGCCCCGGCATGGTGATCATCGTCAAGCAGCTAGGCGTCGACAGCTATGCCCTGCGTTCCATCCCGGAAATCGGCGGCGGCTTCGTTGCCGAGGAAGTGCGGACCGGGCGGGTGCTTGCACTGCAAGGCGGGTTCGACGTGATCGGCTCCTCCTACAACCGCGCGACCCAGGCGCAACGGCAGCCCGGATCGGCCTTCAAGCCGATCGTCTATGTCACCGCACTGGAAAATGGCCTGACTCCGGCGTCGATCCTAGTCGACGCGCCTTTTTGCGTGTGGCAGGGAGCGGGACTGGGCAACAAATGCTTCCGCAACTTCGACGGCAAATATTCGGGTCCGAAGACGATGCGCTGGGGCGTCGAGCAATCGCGCAACCTGATGACCATCCGCGCCGCGTCCCAGACCGGCATGGAAAAGGTGGTCGCCAATGCCTCCAAGATGGGCGTCGGCAGTTACGAACGTTATCTGTCGATCGCGCTTGGCGCGGGCGACACGACGGTGCTCAAACTGACCAACGCCTATGCCATTCTTGCCAACCATGGCCGCGCGGTGAACCCGACATTGATCGATTTCGTGCAGGATCGCCGGGGCAAGGTGATCTTCCGGACCGACAATCGCTGCCAAGTGATGGAGGCCGACAATGGTGGCGCCTGCAACGCGCCCGACTGGGACGGAAAGGCGATGCCGCGTCCGCCGTCGCGGGACCGGCAGCTGATCGATCCGCAGGCCGCCTATCAGATGGTCCATATCCTAGAGGGCGTGGTCGAACGCGGCACCGCGACCATCTTGCGCGACCTCGACCGGCCGCTGTTCGGCAAGACCGGCACGACGTCCGGCCCGACCAATGTCTGGTTCGTCGGCGGCACGCCCGAAATCGTCGCGGGCGTCTACCTCGGCTATGATCAGCCGCGCTCGATGGGCGGATATGCCCAGGGCGGCCGGATTGCAGCGCCGGTGTTCAAGCAGTTCGCGCAAGTCGCCTTCCGCGACATGCCCAAGTTGCCCTTTGTCGCCCCTCCGGGCATTCGCATGGTGCGCATCGACCGGGCTACCGGCAAGCGGGTGTTCGGAAGCTTCCCGACCAGCGTCGATCCCAAGTCGTCTGTGATCTGGGAAGCCTTCCAGCCGGAAACCGAACCGCGCCGGTCGTTCCGCCGGAGCGGCGCGGTCGCCGAAGAGCGGGGGGATGCCGACACCGCGCGACCGGCGCGCAAAGCGCGTCCCCAGCCGGCCACGCCCCCTCCGGCGGCGCGTCGGCCGGCGACCGAAAGTGGCGAGTTCTTGCAAAGGCAGGGCGGGATTTACTAG
- a CDS encoding N-acetylmuramoyl-L-alanine amidase family protein produces the protein MERRWAIGMAVGAAALVAVAAIAFTASRTLSDPAERHDALVGEARRGELTLGLPGLIADVRVREAKVPGRPIVLIDPGHGGRDPGAPGISGTSQEKGLTLLLARELADMLEQRGRVRVALTREDDRYLTLEQRAELARRLQASLFLSLHMDSAPNPLARGMTIYSLSDVASSAEAARFAAAENSSDGALSSESDSSVRSLLADVALRDQMESSAGLARRLLNRADGNVELRPRPHQFAAFHVLRRAETPAVLVEAGYISNAEDEARLLDPQGRAPLVLALARAIEADVATRTQR, from the coding sequence ATGGAGCGGCGGTGGGCGATTGGCATGGCAGTAGGCGCGGCGGCGCTGGTCGCGGTCGCGGCGATCGCGTTCACCGCATCGCGAACCCTCAGCGATCCGGCCGAGCGGCACGACGCGCTGGTCGGCGAAGCGCGGCGCGGCGAACTGACGCTTGGCCTGCCCGGCCTTATTGCCGATGTCAGGGTCCGGGAAGCCAAGGTGCCCGGGCGGCCGATCGTACTGATCGATCCGGGCCATGGCGGACGGGACCCGGGCGCGCCGGGAATATCCGGAACCAGTCAGGAAAAGGGCCTGACCCTTCTGCTCGCCAGGGAACTTGCCGACATGCTGGAACAGCGCGGGAGGGTGCGCGTGGCGCTGACCCGCGAGGACGACCGCTACCTGACACTGGAGCAGCGGGCCGAACTTGCCAGGCGGTTGCAGGCCAGCCTGTTCCTGTCGCTCCACATGGACAGCGCGCCTAACCCGCTTGCGCGCGGAATGACCATCTATTCGCTGTCCGATGTGGCTTCCAGTGCCGAGGCCGCGCGTTTTGCGGCGGCAGAAAATTCCAGTGACGGCGCGCTGTCGAGCGAATCCGACAGCAGCGTGCGCAGCCTGCTGGCCGACGTCGCGCTGCGCGACCAGATGGAGTCGTCGGCCGGACTTGCCCGTCGCCTCCTGAATCGGGCGGACGGCAATGTCGAGCTTCGCCCGCGTCCGCATCAGTTCGCGGCTTTTCATGTGCTGCGCCGTGCCGAAACACCGGCGGTGCTGGTCGAGGCGGGCTATATCAGCAATGCCGAGGACGAAGCGCGATTGCTCGACCCGCAAGGCCGGGCTCCGCTCGTCCTTGCCCTTGCACGCGCCATCGAAGCCGATGTCGCAACAAGGACCCAACGATGA